The genomic region GGGCTCATGCCTCGGCCTCCAGGCGGGGCAGGGCGTAGTCGAAATAGTCCTTTCGCAGCACCCAGTCGAGCAGCGCGGGGCTGTGGGACACGGCCGCGTTGTGGAACAGGTAGCCCTCGGCGTAGCCCTGGTGGATGTGGGCCAGCTCCGGCTCCTCGCGGCCCGGGCCGTGGTGGGCGGCGAGACTTCGGCTGAGGAGCTCCCCGGCGGCGGGCGGCGTGGGAACCGCGCCCAGGCGGCGGATGGCCGTGTAGGAGTCGCACACGCCCTGGTAGAAGAAGCGGGCGCGGAAGGCGTCCAGGGTCAGCCGCGGGGCCGGGATGCAGTGTTGCACCAGGGCCTTGGGCTCGTAGACGCAGAGGTGGCCCTGCTCGGCGATCTTCAGTGACAGGCCGGTCTCGCCGTCGCCCTGGAAATGCTGGAGCCGGGTCGGGATGCAGTCGGGGTGGAAGCCGCCCAGGTCGAAAAGGGTCCGGCGGCGCACGGCGTAGTTCAGGCCCCAGACGAAGTGCGGCTCCACCAGACGGCGTTCTTCGCCCATGTGGATCAGGCTCAGGGCCGGGCAGCTGGAGCCCCAGGGGTCCTCGCGCTGGAAATGGGCGAACCAGGGCGGCGGCTCCACGGCGAAGCGGCCCACGCTGGGGCCTCCGGCCAGGTGCACGCGCGGATCGTCGAAGGCCCCGGCCAGGGCCGAGAGCCAGCCCGGTTCGGCCAGGATGTCGTCGTCCACGAAGACGAGCAGGTCGCCCTTGGCCTCCAGGGCCCCCCGGTGCCGCCCGGAGAGCAGGCCGGGCTCGGGCTCGAGCAGGGAGCGGAAATTGGCGATGCCGGATTCGCGCATGGCCTGTTCCGAGAGGGCGGCGGTGGCGTCGGTGGAGCCGTTGTCCACCACCAGGACCTCGAAGGACTCGGCCGGGAAGTCCTGGCGGGCCAGGGACTCCAGGCATCCGGCCAGGAGCGCGGCCCGGTTCAGGGTCGGCACGATGACGCTGACGGCGATCATGCGGGTTCCTCGGCGAAGGAGGCCACCACCTCGGGCAGTTCCGCCAGCGGGTCGTCCGGCGGCTCGATGCCGAGCAGGTCGCGCATGCGCCGCGTGTCGGCCACGAAGCGGACCACCTCGGGCCCGCGCGGCGGCAAAATGCTCGTCTCCACCCGGCGGTCCGGCAGGCAGGCGGCCACGCGCCCGGCCAGCTCGCGCAGGCTGGTTCCCCGGCCCGAGCCGATGTTCACCGGCCCGTCCAGATCGAGTTGGGCGGCGCGCAGCAGGGCTTCGCAGGTCAGGCCCACGGGCACGAAGTCGATGACCTGCCCGCCGCCGTAGATGAGCAGGGGCTCGTCGGAGAGGGCCCGGGAGCAGAACAGCGGGATGACCCGGTCCTTGTCGCCCGGGCCGTAGACGTTGGCCATGCGCACCACCGAGACGCCCAGGCCCTGGGCCGCGAAGGCGCGGCAGTAGGCCTCGGCGGCCATCTTGCTGGCTCCGTAGGCGTTCTTCGGGGCCAGGGCCGCGCTTTCCGGGACCGGCAGGTCCTCGGGTTCGCCGTAGACCTCCCGCGAGGAGGCGACAACCACGCGGCGGGCGTTCGCGGCGGCCTTGAGCACGTTGAAGGTGCCCGCCACGTTGCTGGTGAAGGAGTAGTCGATGTCCGTCACCGAGCCGAGCACGTTGGACTGGGCCGCGAGATGAAAGACCGTCTCCGCCCCGTCCAGCAGGGCGCGCACGGCCTCGGGGTCGCGGATGTCGCCCCGGCTGAAGCGCACGCGCGGATCGCCGGGCAGGCAGGTTTCCGGCGGCCCGCCCCGGAACAGGTTGTCCAGGACGCGGACCTCCGTCACCCCGGGCTCGTCCAGCAAGCGGCGGACCAGATGGCGGCCGATGAAGCCCGTTCCGCCCGTGACCGCGGCGATCACGGCCGCCCCCGCGTGGCGGCCCATTCCCGGGCCCGGCGCACCAGGGCGGCGGACTCGTCGTACAGGCGGCGGTAGGTGCCGGTGTCGTGCAGGTCGCGGGCCCGCTGGTCGTGGCTGCGCACGGAGTAGAGGGTCTTGGGCAGGTGCAGGAAGCGCGCGCCGTTCATGGCGAAGCGCAGGTAGCATTCGTGGTCGTTGGCGATGTAGCCCTCGTCGTAGAAGCCGAGGCGCTCGTGAAGCTCGCGGCGGTAGAGCTTGGACACGCCGCAGAGGTACCAGTCGCAGAAGCTGGCGTCGAAACCGTAGTCCGGCAGGCGGAATTCGCGCAGGATGCGCCCGGCGTCGTCCACGATGAACATGTCGGAGTAGACGAAGTCCGCCTCGTCCCGGTCCAGGGGCGCGGCCAGGGTCGAGAGCATCTGCGGATGGCAGATGTCGTCGGAGGCCACGTAGGTGCAGTAGTCGCCGGTGCAGAGCCGGAAGCCCAGGTTGTAGGACGCGCCGTGCCCCAGCCGGGTCTCGTTCTCCACGATGACGAGCGAGCGGCCCTCCTGGGGATAGCGGAAGGCGCTGGTGCGGACGACCCCGCCCCCGGCGTCGCAGCCCGTGACGTGGCTGACCACGTCCTCGCGCACCGCGCGGGCGAACCCGCGCAGGACCTCGGAGGTGGCGTCCGGCGAGGGGTCGGCCACCACCACGATCTCCAGGTCCGGGTAGTCCTGGAAGAGGATCGAGTCCAGGCAGGCCCCGAGGTACTCGGCCTGGTTGTATGTGGGGACGACGACGGATATCTTCTTCTGCGTTTTGTCCATGTGCGAGTCCTAACGCGCTTCTGTCGTGATTGCCAGGCGTCGGGGCCCGGGCCGTGTCGGTCCGGCGACGCGCAGCGGGGTGTTTTCAAGAACGATGCCGAAACTCGCCTTTTCCCATCCCGAACCGCCACGGTCGCGGCGTCGGCTGTGGCCCGTGTTCCTGCCCCAGGCGGGCTGCCCCCACCGCTGCCTGTTCTGCGACCAGTCGGCCCAGACCGGCGCGGAGCCCGCCGACCCCGGGGACGTCCTGGAAATCCTCGCCTGTCGGCTGGAAAACGCGGCCGCGCGCGGGGAGGAGCCCTTCGAGGTGGGGTTCTACGGCGGCACGTTCACGGCCCTGCCGGACGGCTGGCCCGGGCGCTTCCTGGACCTGCTCCGGCCCTACCGGGCGGCGGGGCTCGTGCTCGGCGCGCGCTGCTCCACCCGGCCCGACGCCGTGAGCCTGGACGGCCTGCTGGACCTCAAGGCCCGGGGCCTGGACCTGGTGGAGCTGGGGATTCAAAGTTTTGACGATGGGGCCTTGGCCGCCTCGGGCCGGGGCTATTCCGGCGCAACGGCCCTGGAGGGCTGCGGCACCGTGCGCGCCGCCGGGCTGGGCCTGGGCGTGCAGCTCCTTCCCGGGCTGCCGGGCGACCGGCCGGGCCTCTTCCGCCGGGACGTGGCGGTCACGGCCCGGCTGCGGCCGGACTGCGCGCGGCTCTATCCCTGTCTCGTGCTGGAGGGCACCGGCCTGGCCCGGCTCTGGCGGCGCGGGGAATATGCGGCCTGGAGCGCGGGCCGGGCCCGCGCGGAGCTGTCCGTGGCCCTGACGCGGCTGTGGCGCGCCGGGGTGCCGGTGATCCGCCTGGGCGTGGCCCCGGAGGCCGGGCTGTCCGTGAGGATTCTGGCCGGTCCGGCGCATCCGGCCCTGGGCCAGCAGGTCCGCTCCCTGGCCCTCTGGGACCACGTGCGGCGCATGGCGGCCCGCCTGGGCCGCGCCCCGCGCGGCCTGCTCCTGCCCCCGCGCGCGGCGGGCGAGTTCTGGGGCCAGCGGCGCTCCCTGGCGCGGGCCTATGCCCGCCTGGGCCTGCGCGCGGACAACGTGCGGCCCGGGGGGCCGGACTTCGTCCTGGAATAGCCTAGCGCGAGCCCACGAAGAGGACCCGGGTGGGGCACAGCTCGTGGGCCTCCACCGCGCCGAAGCGCTTGCGCATGAGCCGCGCGATGGCCTCGGGGTTGTAGTCCGTGTGGATCGCGGGCGAATAGTTGGAGAGCACGAAGGGCTCGCTCTCATGGGGCCGCACGTACTCCAGGAGCAGGACGCGGCGGCAGAGCGCGTCGGCTTGGTCCAGCACCTGGTCCACGCTGCGGCCGAAGGTGAACACGAGGTGATGCACCAGGGCCAGGTAGGCGACCATGTCGAAGGCCCGGTCCGGCTTGGTGTAGCCGCGCAGGGCGGCCACGTCCTCGATGAAGGCCTGGATCGGCAGGTTCCGGTCGCGGGCGTGCAGGTAGAGCTTGTCCACCAGGCTCTCGGCGGTGTCCAGGCTCACGCAGGACACGCCGCGCAGCGCGGCCAGCAGGCTGAAGCGCCCCTTGTTGCAGCCCAGGTCCAGGAAGCTCTCCGGCCGGTGGCGGCCGATGAGGTCCACCACGAGCTGCTCCTTGCCCCCGCGCGGCTGGTCGTCGCGCAGATCGTCGGCCTGGTAGCGCTCGTTGTTCCAGCCCGCGTCCGAGTAGCCCACCGTCACGGAATCGAGCCAGCGGCGCGCGGCCGCCAGGAATCCCGGAACGTCCATGTCCCTGAAGCGTCGGAGGCCCTCCTCGCGCAGCGCGGCGGCGGATTCGGCCGCTTCGGGGGAGAGCAGGGGCCGGACGTCCTCCCAGGGGAGCAGGTCGTTGACGGTGTCGCGCATGAGCACGTTCTGCCGCGAGGCCACCAGGGCCAGGGGATGCACCCAGGATTGGAAGAATGACTCCAGGAAGGGCACGGAGAGGGTCGTGGCCTCCCTCGGGCCGATGGAGCAGAGGTCCACGAAGCGCGGGCGCGTGCCGTCGAAGAGCACGTTGCCCGTGTGGCAGTCCTGGAGGGAGTAGCCCTCGCTGGTGAGGAAGTCCCAGAAGTCCACGAAGAAGCGGGCCGCGTCCAGGTATTGCGAGAAGCTCCAGTTGGCCCGCGACTGGGGCAGCAGGCTCTTGTGCTCCAGGACCAGGCGCTCCGGGGTGTCCAGGTGCACGGAGGTCTCGATCAGGCCGTTGGCCGTGAGCCGCCCCAGCCGGGCGGTGTCGCGCGCCAGGTCGCGGAAGAATTCGAAATCCTGTTCCAGGATGGTTCGGAAGGTCCGGCCGCCCTCGAAGAATATCCGGCCCCGGTTGTCGCCCGCCTCGCCCTCGGGCCGGTGGTCCGCCACCCTCGGGCGGGAGCCGTCGCCGGAGTGCAGGCGCGCCCAGGCCTCGGGATCGAAGAACTCGTACTTCCAGAGGAAATACAGGTCGCAGCCCTCGGGCGCGAGGCCCGCGATGGTCTTCATCACCGAGAGGTAGTTGGCCGGGCTCACGGCGATGAGCGCGAAGCCGCCCCAGGAGGCCTGGGCCGGATGCTCCACCCGCAGACCCTGGAAGGATTTCTTGGCCGGGGCCACGTCCAGGAACCCGGTGGCCGCGCCCTCGGGCAGGAGGCGCAGGGCCAGGGCCCCCGAGGTGCCCGCGCCGTAGATCACGCCCTTCCGGTTTTCGAGCCCTCCGTTCAGGAAGGCTCCGGCGGCGGCGCGCGCGGCGTCCACGTCCACCACGTCCAGGTTGAAGCCCCGGGCGAAGGTCTCGTTGTAGTCCAGTCCGATGCAGTGGATGCGGTTCTTCATTGGGCCCGGCTCCCCGCCTCGTGGGCGCGTGAATGTTTTCCGGCCGCCGCATGGGGCGGCAGGCGGTCAGCCCCGGTGGGCGGGGCCGCCTCGTGGCGGCAGGCGGTCAGCGCCGGCAGCGCGGCCTGGATGCGTTCGCGGCGGAATCCCCGCTCGACGAGGCTGTCGGCCAGCGCGCCGTCGGGGTCCATGTCCATGATCAGGACCCAGGCCCCGGCCGGGTCGTCCGCGGGCCCCCATTCCTCCAGGTGGAAGCGGTAGGGGGTCTCGCTGATGATCTTCGGCCTGGGGCGCATGACCCGGCCCCAGGGGTCGACCTTGGCCACGTTGCCGTAGACGAAGTCGTTGGCCGTGGCCCGCAGGACCAGCTTTCCGCCCTGGGCCTCCATGCGGTCCAGGAAGGCCGACACGGCCCGGAAATGGGCGTCGAAGGGCGGGATCGAGGCCAGGGCCACCCAGGAGTGGCGGCGGCAGGACGGGCAGAAGAGCTGGTAGCTCCACTTCAGGTAGCCGACCCGTTCGGCCAGCTCCGCGCCGCAGTGGGGGCAGGCGGCCCGGCAGGAGCCCTCCCGGCCGTGTTCGTAGGCGAAGTCCAGCACCCGGGCCTGGTTGTTGTGGAAATGCGCGGTGTGCAGGCGGGCCAGTTCCTCGCGCAGGAACGGGAAGAATTCCTGGTCCGGGATGGCCGACATGTTGAAGTCGGGCGGAAAGGCCAGGTAGATGGCCTTGTTCATGGTCCGGGCGTGGGCCACGGGGTCGGCGACCAGGCCGCGCGCCGCGCAGTCGTCGTAGAGGGCCGTTCCCGGCACCGGCGTGGTCAGGGAGTAGTATTTGGGCAGTTCGTTGGTCTCGATGAGCAGGTCGATGGTCCGGCGCACGTCCTCCTCGGTCTCGTCGAGGTAGCCGAACATGACCGAGACGCCCCGGTTGATGCCCGCCTCCTGGGTGTCCAGGATGGCCTGGCGGTTCTGCCCGGCCGTGACGTGCTTGTTCATGCGCTGGAGCACCCGGTCGCTGCCGCTCTCCACGCCGTACTGGATTTCCTCGCAGCCCGCCCGTCGCATGAGGCGGAGGGTTTCGGCGTCGACCACGTTGGTGCGCAGGCCGCAGCCCCAGCGCAGTCCGATGTCGGATTCCATGTAGGCCCGGCAGAACTCCTGGATGCGGCGGCGGTTGGCCATGAAGGTCTCGTCACGGAAATTGATGAAGTCCAGGGAATGGGCGGCGTGGGTCGCGCGGATTTCCTCGATGACCTGCGGAATGGGGCGGATGCGGTAGCCCCGGATGGTGCTGTTGCAGTAATGGCAGCGGTTCGGGCAGCCCCGGCTGCCCATGAGGAAGATGGTCCGGTTTCCGGCCCGGCGGAAATAATCCTCGATGTCGAAGGCCGTCCAGTCCGGGACGAGGTTCACGGCCTTGAGGTCGATGGGTTTGCGGGGTTCGGTGTACAGGGGCTCCCCCCCGAGCCCGCGATGGAGGATGCCGGGCACCTCGTGGAACGGCCGCCCGTCGGCGTGGGCCAGGAGCAGGTCCTCCAGGGTGGCCTCGCCCTCGCCGACCACGCCCGCGTGGAAGTCCAGTTCCTGATAGAGGATCGCCCCGGAAAAGGCGCTCACGACGGGTCCGCCCAGGACGCGCAGGGCCTTGGGCTGGAGTTTCGCCGCGCGGTCCAGGAAGCGGGCGTAGGTGTCGATGTAGGTGAGCATGCCGCCGGTGCAGATGGCGTCGTATTCCCGTTCCGCGATGAGGGCCTCGAAATTCTTGTCCGTGAGCGAGCAGTGGGGCAGGTGCAGCTCGATGCGGGGGTGGTCGCGGAAATAGCCCGCCAGGTACAGCAGGCCCATGGGCGGCAGCTCACAGGGCTGGTCGTACAGCGGGGACAGGAGCAGCGCGCGGATTTTTCGGGAATGCATGGCCACGCCTCCTTGCGTGTCGCGCCGTGGCGCAACGGCTTCATGACGGTTGGCCGCGTGAAATACAAGAAGCATACCAGCGGCCAACGCCGAGCGTTTCCTCCTGGAGCGATATCCGCTTCTCATGCGCCTTTTCAACCGCGCCGAAAAGGGGTAACGTCGGAAAAACACGGCGCATTGCGTCGGGAGATTCCCGCATGAAGCGATTCTTCAGCCTTGTCGGACTGTTGATTCTTCTCGCCGCCCTGACGGGTTGCACCCAGGAAACCCAGAACAAGCTCAGCCGGGGCATCCAGAACTGGACCGGCGTGGACGGCGTGCTGGAAGTCTACGCGGGCAACGCCGTGGCCAAGCGCTTTCTCAGGATCGAGAAACTCTCCACGGCCGAGGCCACGGGCAAGTCCACGGACGCCAGGGCCTACCGCTACGGCTACGGCGTGCTGGACGCGAACCTGAACGGCCTGCCCGACCCGGACGAGAAGAAGGTCTATTTCGAGGTGAGCGAGTTCGCCACCTATGTCTTCTACGAGAACCCCAACCCCTCCAAGTAGGTCGTGCGCGAACTGATCCGGGCGGCTCGGGCCGCCACCATGAACGGGCCGGTCATCGAGGACGCGGCCGTGATCCACGACGGCGGGACGATCCTCGCCGTGGGGGCCTTTTCCGAGTTGGGCCGGGACTTCGACGGGCCGGTGCGCGACCTGGGGGACGCCACCCTGGCCCCGGCCGTGGTCAACGCCCACACCCATCTGGAACTCTGCCACCTCCACGGGCGCACCCGCGAGGGCCACGGCTTCGAGACCTGGGTGGAGCACCTGCTCTCCCTGCCGCTCTATGAGCCCGACGACGGCCGCATCTCGGCCGAGCTGGAGGCCCTCAAAAGCCTCGGCGTCGGGCTCGTGGCGGACATCTCCACCCGCAACGCAGCCAAAATGGCCGGGATTCTCGAAGATTCCGGCCTTTTTTTCGTCTCCTTCCACGAGGCCATCGGCGACGACCCGCCCCCGGCCCCGGCCGGGCCCCGCGGCCGGGGCCTGGAGTCCCTGGCCGGGCACAGCCTGTACACCACCCAGGCCCACGTCCTGCGCGCGGCCCGGGAGGCCGCCCGGAAGCGGGGTCTGCCCTTCTCCCTGCACTTGGCCGAGCATGAGGAGGAGGACGCCGTGGTCCGGGGCCTGCCGCACTCCTTCGCGGACCGGCTGCGCGCGCGCGGCCGCCTGCGCGGCTTCACCCCGCCGGGGGTGAGCCCGGTGGCCCACGCCGCGAGCCTCGGGCTCCTGGAGCCGGGCACCCTGGCGGTGCACTGCGCCCGCCTGGACAAGGAGGACATCCGTATCCTGGCCGCGTCCGGGAGCACGGTCTGCCTTTGCCCGCGTTCCAACGCCTACATCGGCTCGGGCCGGGCCCCCTGGGAGGATCTGTTCCGCGCGGGGGTGCCGCTCTGCTTCGGCACGGACAGCCTGGCCTCCAACCGCGACCTGAACCCCTGGAACGAGGCCCGCTACCTGCTGGCCCGCTTCCGGGAAGAACTGACGCTGACGGACCTGCTGGCCATGCTTACGCTGAACCCGGCGCGGGTCCTGGGCATGGAGGCCAGCCTGGGCAGCCTGGAGCCGGGCAAGGCCGCCCGCTTCAGCGTGGTGCCGAGTGATATCGAAACCCTGGCCGGGCCCCTGACCCGCCGGGAAAAGGGGGTGTAGCCCATGCAGTGGCGGCACAAGGATCTCCTGGACGTGTCCCAGCTCTCGGCCGACGAGGCCCGGCACGTCCTGGACACGGCCCGCTATTTCCGGGAGATCAACTCCCGGCCGGTGAAGAAGGTGCCGACCCTCAAGGGCCGCAGCGTGGTGCTCTTCTTCGCCGAACCGAGCACGCGCACCAAGACCTCCTTCGACGTGGCCGGAAAGCGGCTCTCGGCGGACACCTTTTCCCTGGCCAAGAGCGGCTCCAGCCTGTCCAAGGGCGAAAGCCTCAAGGACACGGCGCTCACGCTCCAGGCCATGAACCCGGACGCCATCGTCCTGCGCCACTCCGCGGGCGGCGCGGCCCAGTTCATGGCCGAGCGCCTGGAGTGCAGCGTGATCAACGCCGGAGACGGCCGCCACGCCCACCCGACCCAGGCCCTGCTGGACGCCTTCACGCTCACCGAGCGCTGGGGCGCGCTCAAGGGCCGCACCGTGCTCATCCTGGGCGACATCGCCCACAGCCGGGTGGCCCGCTCCAACGTCCTGCTGCTCAACCTCCTGGGCGCGCGGGTGCGGCTCTGCGGGCCGCGCACCCTCCTGCCCCCGGGCGTGGACACCTGGGAGGCCGAGGTCTTCTCCGACCTGGGCAAGGCCGTGCGCGGCGCGGACGCGGTCATGTGCCTGCGGCTCCAGCTGGAGCGCATGCAGGCCGGGCTGCTGCCGGACCTGCGGGAGTACTCGCGGACCTTCGGCCTGGGCGAGGGGCACATGGCCCAGGCCGCGCCGGACGCCCTGGTCCTGCACCCCGGGCCCATCAACCGGGGCGTGGAGATCGCCTCGGACCTGGCCGACTCCGGCCGCAGCATGATCCTGGATCAGGTGGCCTCGGGCGTGGCCGTGCGCATGGCCCTGCTGTTCCTCTACATGACCCGCAAGTCGGCCGAGTAGGAGGCTTCCATGTCAAGCGTGAGTCTGGTGGTCCGCAACGCGGTCTGGAAGAAAAAGAAGGTCGATCTGCTGGTGGCCCGCGGCCGCGTGGCCGCGCTCATCCCCTCGGCGCGCAAGACCCGGGTGGAGGCCGCCCAGGAGGTGGACGCCTCGGGCCTGCTGCTCCTGCCGAGCCTCACCGACTGCCACACGCACCTGCGCGAGCCGGGCTTCGAGTACAAGGAGGACATCGCCTCCGGCCTGGACGCCGCGGCCCACGGCGGCTTCGGCAACGTGCTCTGCATGGCCAACACCGATCCGGTGAACGACAACGCCACGGTCACCGAGCGCATGCTCGACCGGGCCCGTGCCGCCTGGCCCCACGGGCCGCGCCTGTACCCCATCGGCGCGCTCTCCCGGGGCCTGAAGGCCGAGGAGCTGGCGCCCATGGCCGAGCTGGCGGGCGCGGGCTGCGTGGCCTTCTCCAACGACGGCCTGCCCGTGCCCAGGGCCGAGTTCTTCCGCCGGGCCATGGAATACGCCTGGGACCAGGGCAAGGTGGTCATCGACCACTGCGAGGAGCCGAGCATGGCCCGGGGCGCGGGCATGAACGAGGGCGTGGTTTCGGGCCGCCTGGGCCTGCCCGCCCAGCCGGACGTGGCCGAGGCCGCCCAGGTGGCCCGCGACATCCTCCTGGCCGACTACCTGAAGATTCCCATCCACCTGGCGCACATCTCCTGCCGCCGCTCGGTGGAGCTCATCGCCTGGGCCAAGGAGCGCGGCGTGCCGGTCACGGCCGAGACCTGCCCGCACTACCTGACCCTCACCGAGGAGCGGGTGGAGGGCTATGACACCGCCGCCAAGGTCAACCCGCCGCTGCGCACCCGCGACGACGTGGAGGCCATGCTCCAGGCCCTGCGCACGGGCGTCATCGACATCCTGGCCACGGACCACGCCCCGCACGCGGCCCACGAGAAGGAAGTGGAGTTCGACCTCGCGCCCTGCGGCATTTCCGGCCTGGACACGGCCCTGTCCGTGACCTGGGGGCTGGTGGAAAAGAAGCTCCTGGCCCTCGACGACCTGGTGCGCGCCTGGAGCGAGGCCCCCTGCCGCGTCTTCGGCCTGCCCGAGAACCGCTTCCAGGCGGGCGATCCGGCCGACTTCCTGCTCTTCGATCCCACGGCGGCCTGGGAGGTCACGCCCGAGGCCATGCGCTCCAAGGGCAAGAACACCCCGCTGCTGGGAACCCGGTTGCGGGGGAGGGTGGCGGCGCATTTTCTTGGCGGGAAAAAAGTTGTATGACCCAGACCCAGCCGAACAACCGCTGAACGACCCCGCCAGGGGCCGGAGGAAGGAATGATCCAGCCGTTCAAGGACGCCGTCGGATACTGCAAGGCCATCATGCGCAATGGCCATGACGCATACATCATCAACGCCAAGCTCCAGAAGATGGTCCTGGACGCGGACCCCCGCGAACACGAGATCGACATCTGCACCGAGGCCGCTCTGGACGAGCTGCGCCGCCTCTTTCCCAAGATCAAGGAGTCCTCGGAGGAGGGCGTGGCCGGCGTGCTCAAGGAGGGCGGGACCGCGTTCCGCTTCCACCACGCCGACGTGAACGCCGGGGCCCACCCCGAGGAGTGCGTGGCCAAGCTCACCCCGCGCCTGCTCAAGGCCCTGGAGAAGCGCGGCGAGATCCCGCTCTCCTCGGTCTGCCCCTATATCCCCTCGGCCAAGGACGCCTTGGAGGACTTCGCCGAGTTCGGCGAGGGCGAGCTGCGCTTCAAGGGCATCCCGGACGAGACGCTCAAGCGCGACTACCTGCTGGCCGTGCGGGCCCTGCGCCTGGCCGCCAACTACAACCTGAAGATCGAGGCCAACACCTGGATGGCCATCCTGCGCGGCGCGCGTCGGGTGCTGGACTACGTCACGGTCACGGACCTGACCGACGAGTGGCGCAAGGTCGAGCCCGAAAACATGTGGCTCTTCGTGCAGCTGCTCTTCGACAGCCAGATCCTCCACGGGCTCATCCCCGAGCTGGCCGCCCTGTCCCGGGTCAAGCAGATCAAGAATCCGGAGGCGGGCGAGGAGGACGTGCTCTCGCACGTCATCGAGGTCATGCGCCGCTACCCCGAGGAACTGCCCTACGACTGGTACGGCACCGTGGCCTGCATGTTCCACGACGTGGGCAAGCTCTACACCGCCGAGTTCTACGACGGGCAGTGGTACTTCCTCCAGCACCACCACGTGGGCGCGAACATCACCCGCAAGATCCTCATGCGCCTGCGTTTCCCGGTGGAGGAGGTGGACCTCATCTGCGACCTGGTGCGCAACCACATGCGCCCGCACTTCATGCTCACGGACAAGGGCATCCGCCGTTTCAAGGCCTTCGACGAGTATCCCCGGGTCATCGAGATGGTCCGCGCGGACATCAAGGCCCGCAACGGCTCCTACCGCGAGCTCAACCACAACCTGAAGATGCTCGAGCGCGCCGACGTGCCCGAGGAGGCCCTGGAGCCGTTCCTCAACGGCAACGACATCATGAAGGTCACGGGCCTGAAGCCCGGCCCGGCCGTGGGCGTCATCCGCGAGGCCCTGCTCAAGGCCCAGATCGCGGGCGACGTGACCAACGTGGACGAGGCCAAGCAGTTCGTGAAGGCCTACAAGGAAAGCGAGAAGCTGCACTGATGCCGCGCGCGGTCCTGGTCACCGGCGGAGCCGGGTACATCGGCGGGCACGCCTGCAAGGCCCTGGCCCGCGCCGGATACCTGCCGGTCACCGTGGACGATCTCTCGGCCGGTCACGAGTGGGCCGTGAAGTGGGGCCCGCTCGTGCGCGCCGACGTGGCCGACCGCGCGGCCCTGGACGCCGTGTTCCGGGAGCACCGCCCCGAGGGCGTGCTGCACTTCGCGGCCCGCATCGAGGTGGGCGAGTCCATGCGCGACCCGGGCAAGTATTACGGCAACAACTGCGTGGCCAGCCTGCGCCTGCTGGAGGCCATGCGCGACCACGGCTGCCGGCGCATCGTCTTCTCCAGCACCTGCGCGGTCTACGGCGCGCCCCAACGCCTGCCCCTGACCGAGGACCACCCGCAGTGGCCGGTGAACACCTACGGCTGGAGCAAGTTCACCGTGGAGCGCATGCTGGAGGACTTCCACCGGGCCCACGGCATCGCCAACCTGCGGCTGCGCTACTTCAACGCCGCCGGGGCCGACCCGGACGCCGAACTGGGCGA from Desulfovibrio aminophilus harbors:
- a CDS encoding B12-binding domain-containing radical SAM protein: MHSRKIRALLLSPLYDQPCELPPMGLLYLAGYFRDHPRIELHLPHCSLTDKNFEALIAEREYDAICTGGMLTYIDTYARFLDRAAKLQPKALRVLGGPVVSAFSGAILYQELDFHAGVVGEGEATLEDLLLAHADGRPFHEVPGILHRGLGGEPLYTEPRKPIDLKAVNLVPDWTAFDIEDYFRRAGNRTIFLMGSRGCPNRCHYCNSTIRGYRIRPIPQVIEEIRATHAAHSLDFINFRDETFMANRRRIQEFCRAYMESDIGLRWGCGLRTNVVDAETLRLMRRAGCEEIQYGVESGSDRVLQRMNKHVTAGQNRQAILDTQEAGINRGVSVMFGYLDETEEDVRRTIDLLIETNELPKYYSLTTPVPGTALYDDCAARGLVADPVAHARTMNKAIYLAFPPDFNMSAIPDQEFFPFLREELARLHTAHFHNNQARVLDFAYEHGREGSCRAACPHCGAELAERVGYLKWSYQLFCPSCRRHSWVALASIPPFDAHFRAVSAFLDRMEAQGGKLVLRATANDFVYGNVAKVDPWGRVMRPRPKIISETPYRFHLEEWGPADDPAGAWVLIMDMDPDGALADSLVERGFRRERIQAALPALTACRHEAAPPTGADRLPPHAAAGKHSRAHEAGSRAQ
- a CDS encoding NAD-dependent epimerase/dehydratase family protein translates to MIAAVTGGTGFIGRHLVRRLLDEPGVTEVRVLDNLFRGGPPETCLPGDPRVRFSRGDIRDPEAVRALLDGAETVFHLAAQSNVLGSVTDIDYSFTSNVAGTFNVLKAAANARRVVVASSREVYGEPEDLPVPESAALAPKNAYGASKMAAEAYCRAFAAQGLGVSVVRMANVYGPGDKDRVIPLFCSRALSDEPLLIYGGGQVIDFVPVGLTCEALLRAAQLDLDGPVNIGSGRGTSLRELAGRVAACLPDRRVETSILPPRGPEVVRFVADTRRMRDLLGIEPPDDPLAELPEVVASFAEEPA
- a CDS encoding elongator complex protein 3; translated protein: MPKLAFSHPEPPRSRRRLWPVFLPQAGCPHRCLFCDQSAQTGAEPADPGDVLEILACRLENAAARGEEPFEVGFYGGTFTALPDGWPGRFLDLLRPYRAAGLVLGARCSTRPDAVSLDGLLDLKARGLDLVELGIQSFDDGALAASGRGYSGATALEGCGTVRAAGLGLGVQLLPGLPGDRPGLFRRDVAVTARLRPDCARLYPCLVLEGTGLARLWRRGEYAAWSAGRARAELSVALTRLWRAGVPVIRLGVAPEAGLSVRILAGPAHPALGQQVRSLALWDHVRRMAARLGRAPRGLLLPPRAAGEFWGQRRSLARAYARLGLRADNVRPGGPDFVLE
- a CDS encoding class I SAM-dependent methyltransferase; its protein translation is MKNRIHCIGLDYNETFARGFNLDVVDVDAARAAAGAFLNGGLENRKGVIYGAGTSGALALRLLPEGAATGFLDVAPAKKSFQGLRVEHPAQASWGGFALIAVSPANYLSVMKTIAGLAPEGCDLYFLWKYEFFDPEAWARLHSGDGSRPRVADHRPEGEAGDNRGRIFFEGGRTFRTILEQDFEFFRDLARDTARLGRLTANGLIETSVHLDTPERLVLEHKSLLPQSRANWSFSQYLDAARFFVDFWDFLTSEGYSLQDCHTGNVLFDGTRPRFVDLCSIGPREATTLSVPFLESFFQSWVHPLALVASRQNVLMRDTVNDLLPWEDVRPLLSPEAAESAAALREEGLRRFRDMDVPGFLAAARRWLDSVTVGYSDAGWNNERYQADDLRDDQPRGGKEQLVVDLIGRHRPESFLDLGCNKGRFSLLAALRGVSCVSLDTAESLVDKLYLHARDRNLPIQAFIEDVAALRGYTKPDRAFDMVAYLALVHHLVFTFGRSVDQVLDQADALCRRVLLLEYVRPHESEPFVLSNYSPAIHTDYNPEAIARLMRKRFGAVEAHELCPTRVLFVGSR
- a CDS encoding glycosyltransferase family 2 protein: MIAVSVIVPTLNRAALLAGCLESLARQDFPAESFEVLVVDNGSTDATAALSEQAMRESGIANFRSLLEPEPGLLSGRHRGALEAKGDLLVFVDDDILAEPGWLSALAGAFDDPRVHLAGGPSVGRFAVEPPPWFAHFQREDPWGSSCPALSLIHMGEERRLVEPHFVWGLNYAVRRRTLFDLGGFHPDCIPTRLQHFQGDGETGLSLKIAEQGHLCVYEPKALVQHCIPAPRLTLDAFRARFFYQGVCDSYTAIRRLGAVPTPPAAGELLSRSLAAHHGPGREEPELAHIHQGYAEGYLFHNAAVSHSPALLDWVLRKDYFDYALPRLEAEA
- a CDS encoding glycosyltransferase, coding for MDKTQKKISVVVPTYNQAEYLGACLDSILFQDYPDLEIVVVADPSPDATSEVLRGFARAVREDVVSHVTGCDAGGGVVRTSAFRYPQEGRSLVIVENETRLGHGASYNLGFRLCTGDYCTYVASDDICHPQMLSTLAAPLDRDEADFVYSDMFIVDDAGRILREFRLPDYGFDASFCDWYLCGVSKLYRRELHERLGFYDEGYIANDHECYLRFAMNGARFLHLPKTLYSVRSHDQRARDLHDTGTYRRLYDESAALVRRAREWAATRGRP